One stretch of Ananas comosus cultivar F153 linkage group 6, ASM154086v1, whole genome shotgun sequence DNA includes these proteins:
- the LOC109711632 gene encoding zinc transporter 7-like: MVGVAIPLAAEEEEGCRDDAPALRLKLAAMAAILVSGMVGVAIPLAAGRKRRRLLSTESGFFALAKAFAAGVILATGFIHMLHDAEAALTDPCLPRFPWRRFPFSGFVAMAAALATLATLVLDFLATQFYERSEGRRGALHHNGGAGATRGRGRGRGLRQGRQRGAHRRDEHARGGTRPQPLPGIY, encoded by the coding sequence ATGGTGGGCGTGGCAATCCCgctggcggcggaggaggaggaggggtgccGCGACGACGCGCCAGCGCTGCGGCTGAAGCTGGCGGCAATGGCGGCGATCCTGGTGTCGGGGATGGTGGGTGTGGCGATCCCTTTGGCGGCGGGGCGGAAGCGGCGACGCCTCCTGAGCACGGAGAGCGGCTTCTTCGCCCTCGCCAAGGCCTTCGCCGCGGGCGTCATCCTCGCCACGGGCTTCATCCACATGCTCCACGACGCCGAGGCCGCGCTCACAGATCCCTGCCTCCCCCGCTTCCCCTGGCGCCGCTTCCCCTTCTCCGGCTTCGTCGCCAtggccgccgccctcgccaccCTCGCGACCCTCGTCCTCGACTTCCTCGCCACACAGTTCTACGAGCGCAGCGAAGGACGACGAGGAGCGCTCCATCATAACGGCGGCGCCGGAGCCACCcgtggacgaggacgaggacgagggctCCGCCAAGGGCGGCAACGCGGTGCACATCGTCGGGATGAGCACGCACGCGGCGGTACACGGCCACAGCCACTACCAGGGATATATTAG